DNA sequence from the Cucurbita pepo subsp. pepo cultivar mu-cu-16 chromosome LG06, ASM280686v2, whole genome shotgun sequence genome:
gttattattaatattatttgtagAGTAATgtaggggtgtggaaacctctctcacacctttcaaaattgtgaggctgacagcgatataTAATtggtcaaaacagacaatatttgttagttgtgagcttgaacggttacaagtggtatcagagtcagacactgagCAGTATGGCAGCGAGAACGCTAAGCCTctaaaggagtggattgtgagatctcatatcagctcgagaggagaacaaagcattctctCTTAGAGgcggactgtgagatcccaccttggttgaagaggagaacgaaacattacaCTGGATCccgaattgtgagatcccgaaAAAAGAacgtataattttttatttataaattttatttattttgaataatatatttttggatgGACTAATTTGTtaccaatttaaaataatattacaaaaatttgaagttttcatgctttttaaattttcttctaaatGAAAAAAGCGTGAGGCGGCAATGGAAGGCCATTAATTAAGCAACAGCGCACAACAAAATCAATTGATAATGACTGCAAAACAAGGACGAACACATACCCATTGATAAGAACCTTCTTGATTTCCGTCCAAAATCGAAACCGAATCCGCTCCGTACATGAATCCGCTCTTCGTTTTCAGAAGATTCCTGACCTGTAGCAACATCAAGATCAACTCACAGAAATTATCTCGGATCGTTTTTATTAGCAATCAAATCATCGATTACCGCTTCCAAAATCCTCTCAGATCTGTCGCCTTCCAAGAACCGAAGCCCTGCCGTCGCCTAAAATCAAAGATCGAAGATCCAGAACAGCTATTAGCGGAACATTTTCGAGAATTTTTTAGGAGAGGAACTGAAGAACAGATGATTTACGAACTCCGAGGCGAATCGGCGTCACGGATTGAAGTTTCTCAGGAACTGCGGTTTCTGCTTTCTCTAGTAAAGGAATTAGAGAATCCGCGGCTTTCTGAGGATCATCAGCGTACGAACTCAGCCCTGGCTTTATCtgaagagaaatggaaatCGATTAAACTAAGTAGTTATAGATTAGATTTGAGAGAGCTTTGAAGTTCAAGTACCTGTGAGAAAACCTCAATGTCTGAACCGATGAAGAGGAGATCCAGGTTCCGGTCGAAGTGGAAGACATGGACGCGGCTGCCGGAGCTTCCGGCGTCGAAGATGACGGCGTAGGTAGAGTTGGAAGAAGTTCCAACGGCGGACATCTTGCGGTGGTTAAAGAAGGAGGAGGTTTCGCCGGCGGAGGATGTTAGAATTGGtcaatccattagaatagcttgaagttagtcatgccataaagataggcttacttcgttagtttcctatgaaatcggatctattagttaatcttttgccaatataaatagaatatgtcctcaatagtgtgaggtacagttttgcataaacttgatatggtatcagagccgaaaTAAGATCCACGAGATCCATAGCCTCTGCTGTTAGACATGTCAATCCCAAACAACACAATGTCTTCTCCGTCGATCAGTCAGGTGATTAGTGTTAAGCTTACACAAGAAAATTATCTACTGTGGTCTACCCAAATCCTTCCCTACTTGCGTAGCCAAAACCTTGTTGGTTTTGTGGATGGATCCATGCCTGCACCAAGCCAGACGATCGCCGTTGAACCAAGTGAAGAAACAGGGAATCGCAAAATTATCATCAACCCTGAGTTCACAGTCTGGTACCCCCAGGACCAGCTGGTACTCAGCCTCATCAACTCATCAGTCACTGAGGAGGTTCTCAGCACGATGGTTGGAATCACCACTGCACGAGAAGCCTGGATTACGCTGGAGCGACAATTTGCTTCCACATCTCGAGCAAGAGCAATGCAGATCCGTATGGAACTCTCTACTATCCAGAAAAAGGACATGACAATTGCTGACTACTTTCGTAAAGTAAAACATCTTGGTGATACACTTGCTGCCATTGGCAAGCGAATAGAGGATGAAGAACTCATCGCCTACATGCTGCAAGGACTTGGTCCAGATTATGATCCTCTAGTCACAAGCATTACAACCAGAACAGATGTATACACTGTCAGCGACGTGTATGCTCACATGCTGAGCTATGAGATGCGGCACTTGCGTAAGGGTACATTTGAGCAACTTTCATCTGCTAACAATGTCAATAGGATATCCATTCGTGGAGGTGCCAATGGAGGTCGAGGTAGTCGCGGTCGTAGTCGTCAGTTAAATAGTGGTCATGGACAATCAAGGCGTACTGTGAACAATCCTGGACGTCAACCATCAAAGACACAAAGCAGCTCAGGCATTGTCTGTCAGATTTGTGGTAAGCCCAATCACGATGCTTTGCAATGCTGGCACAGATTTGATCAGGCATATCAAGCCgaaaataatctcaaacaagcaGCTTTGGCAACAAGTGGATACACTAGTGACACAAACTGGTATGTTGACACTGGAGCCACAGATCATATCACCAATGACCTAGAGAGGCTTACCACCAGAGAACGCTACACTGGCACCGACCAAATTCAGGTTGCAAATGGCGCAGGTTTGTCTATCTCTCATATTGggaattcattaatttctggTTCATCTCTTGTTCTGAAACATATCCTATATGTTCCTAAAATCAATAAGCACCTAATTTCAGTACAAAGACTAGCATCTGATAATAATGCTGTTGTAGAATTTCACCCAAACTATTTTTTGGTTAAGGACCGAGTCACGAAGAAACTCCTGCTCCACGGTAGATGTAAGAATGGCCTATACGTTCTACCGCATAATTTCAGTCAAGCCTTGCTGACAGCCAAACTTTCGAAAGAACAATGGCACAGAAGGCTAGGGCACCCTGCATCTCCAATTACCATTAGAATTCTACAAGATAATAATTTAGCTATAGATACTAATATTCCCTCTTCCTCAATTTGTAATGCTTGTCAATTAGGGAAAGCACATCAATTGCCATTTGGTTCTTCTCAGCATGTATCTACAGCACCCCTTCAATTAATTCACACTGATGTATGGGGTCCATCCATTGCGTCAgtaaataattccaaatattatgtttcctttgttgatgattttagtcGTTATGTTTGGATTTACTTTCTGAGATGCAAATCTGATGTTGAGTCTGtgttccttcaatttcaaaaacatgttgaaactATGCTAAATACCAAAATTCGCTCCGTCCAATCAGATTGGGGGGGTGAATACCATCGGTTacacaattatttcaaatccaCAGGCATTGAACATCATATCTCCTGTCCTCACACACACCAGCAGAATGGGTTAGTCGAAAGAAAACACAGACACATTGTAGAAACTGGCCTTGCTTTACTCGCTCAAGCCAACATGCCTCTATCCTACTGGGATGAAGCTTTCAACACAGCTTgctttcttataaatagaatgcCCAGCCGAACCATACAACAAGACACACCACTTCATAAATTGTTTGGTAAAAGTCCAGACTACTCCATGCTTAGGGTGTTTGGCTGTGCTTGCTGGCCTAATTTAAGGCCttacaacaacaagaaactgAGTTTCAGAACTACTAGATGTATATTCTTGGGTTATAGTTCTTCTCATAAGGGATATAAATGCTTAAATAGAAGTACAGGACGTATTTACATCTCTAGAGACGTGGTTTtcgatgaaaatatttttccttttgaagaatCTAAGCCACCAAACAAAACCACAAATCCACATCATCCTGTTCTACTTCCAGCCTTAGCCAAACTTGCTAGTTTTTACACTGAAAATGCTCTTACAGATATTGAACCAGTTGTTAGTAATTCCCATATGAATGATGGTCAAACTGATAATATTGCTAGTGACAACTTGTCTGGTGTCAGCTTATCTTCTGCAGATAATACAAGAAGTTCAGAGGAAATTGCAGAATATGAAGCTGAGAGCAGTTCGATCAATGCTCAAAACCAAACTCATGAACATGTGTCTGATCAACCAACTGAAGCAGCTAGTCAACATCCAATGCGAACAAGGTTGAGAAATAACATTGTACAAGCTAAACAATTCACTGATGGAACTATCAGATATTCAGAAACCTCAAGAAAATTCGCAAGCGCTGTAACTATCACAACTCCGATCATAGAGACTGCTACTGAACCTCGAAACCTGCAGGAAGCCATGCAACATCCAAGATGGAGAGgagcaatgaatgatgagctCTCAGCGCTAAAACGAAATGCCACTTGGGATCTAGTTCCACCCAAACCTGGAATAAATCTCATTGATAGTAAATGGGTGtataaagtgaaaagaaaagcagatgGGTCagttgaaagattaaaagCAAGATTAGTTGCCAAAGGATTCAAGCAAAGATTTGGTGTTGATTACACTGATACTTTTAGCCCTGTGATCAAACCGTCAACAATCAGGGTCATTCTTTCGCTAGCAGTAACCAAGGGCTGGAATATGAGACAAGTTGATATCCAAAATGCATTTTTGCATGGAATTCTGAAAGAGGAAGTGTACATGCGACAACCACCAGGATTTCAAGACTCAGCCAAACCAAAGAATTACATATGCAAGCTCAAGAAAGCCCTTTATGGCCTGAAACAAGCCCCAAAAGCTTGGCATTCAAGGTTGACTGGAAAACTTATTGAGTTAGGCTTCAAGGCTTCAGTAGctgattcatctctttttattctcaaaaacagagagataacTATCTATATGctcatctatgttgatgatataattattgtgaGCTCCTCTGATCAAGCAACCGAAAGGTTGattcagaaattgaaaatagattttgcAGTAAAAGATTTGGGTGGTCTTGAGTATTTTCTGGGTATTGAAGTCAAGAAAACACGAGATGGTATCATACTGTCACAGAGACGATATGCCTtagatttgttgaaaagagTAAACATGGAAAAATGCAAACCTATGTCTACACCAATGGGTTCTGctgaaaaattattcagaGAACAAGGAATACCCTTATCAGCTGAAGAACAATTCAAATACAGAAGTACAGTGGGAGCACTACAATATTTGACAATGACTAGGCCTGATTTGGCATTTGCTGTCAATAAAGTGTGTCAATATCTTCATACACCTACTGATGCTCATTGGGGTGCTGTGAAGAGAATTCTTCGTTATGTTAAAGGCACACTAGCATTAGGAGTGAAAATTCAGAAATCAACCATGATGTTGTCGGGGTTTTCTgatgctgattgggctggttgtcccgatGATCGACGTTCAACTAGCGGCTTTGCTGTATTTCTTGGAGCAAATCTAATCTCATGGAGTTCCAGAAAACAGGCTACAGTGTCAAGATCAAGCACCGAAGCAGAATACAAGGCCATTGCGAATCTTACTGCAgaaatgatttggatcaagTCATTACTGAAGGAACTGGGCGTGTATCAATCAAAGGCTCCTCGCCTCTGGTGTGACAACCTCGGAGCTACATATTTAACTTCAAATCCagtatttcatgctagaacgaaacatattgaagttgattttcattttgttcgagaacaAGTAGCACGTAAAGCAATGGAAGTTCGGTTCATTTCATCAAGTGATCAAGTAGCTGATATCCTGACAAAACCACTGTCTAAAACTCCTTTTACTACACATTGTAACAATCTCAACATGTACAAGACTTGTTGGGATTGAAGGGGACTGTTAGAATTGGtcaatccattagaatagcttgaagttagtcatgccataagaataggcttacttcgttagtttcctatgaaatcggatctattagttaatcttttgccaatataaatagaatatgtcctcaatagtgtgaggtacagttttgcataaacttgATAGAGGAAACAGGGAGGAggaagacgacgacgacgacgatggAGAGTGAGAGAAGCAGCAGCGTGGAGATGGAGAACTCATTCCGCCGTGCGTCTCCGGTGGTGGCCATGTTCGTCGTTGTTCGAGCTCAGTCGCCGGAGAAGAAGATAAGGCTGCGAGATTGTTAGTATTTCTCGtctatatataaatttacaGCTGAATTCaattacattattatatttaagaaataaaaaacacgTGCCACAAATCATTTACtcgataaataatttaaaatatcttcttgtaaaatataatataaacactactcttcacaatggtatgatattatccactttgagtgtAAGTTCTTATGGCTTTACTTACCTTCAAAGTTGCAGgcacaccaatggagagagtattatttgattataatctccaaaaggcctcacaccacACAGtctccttaattgaggctcgactcctctttcttttggagttctttgttcgacattggAGGATGATTTATCAATCTATTGGCACAACTAAGTTTAAGGCATgatctaataccatgttagatgaacacgactctccataatggtatgatattgtctgctttgagtGTAAGCTCTCCTCGCTttgcttatactcaaagttgTACTCAcaccaatagagagagtattctttgattataatctccaaaaggcctcacaccacCAGTCtctccttaattgaggctcgactcctctttcttttggagttctttgttcgacatttgaggatgaTTTATCAATCTATTGGCATAACATAACATTGGTCAAATATCACACCACACAGTCTCCCCTTAAAGCATGCTTAACTAtggagttcttatgattgagccacctGAATGGAAGATGTACCCAAATGTACATGGGTAGTACacggcttgagtattttaagaaatacttagtaagtaacCCCACtattaaggttttaaaatgcaaacacatgcaacatggtGAGACCTATTCTTTTAAAACATTGTAGCATGACTTTAAGCAGCTTTCCACTCCAGACAAGGTTAGATGTGTAGCATGACTCTATACATGACCCACATGCGAGCATGAGCCCTCTAGGTGAGCTTGCACACCTCCTGGACTTGGCTCGTCGATGAGTTGTACTAAACACCAGAGAGGAAAAGAGCCCGCATAATatcatgacgaacataaatGTCGTAAATCGTAAGTCGTAATACACGCGTTCATATTTATCATAATGAGAAAGTGTCTCGATGCACATGACTCACAATTATGTGTAAGGTCCTCGTAGCTTATGATCATGACATAATTTATGATGCAAGACAAATCTCCCCTCATAACATAACAAGTTTATGAATTCTGCCTACATAATTTCAGTACACTTTTTTATACATAGCATAGCTTTCCTGACATGGTCTATAAATGTTTATGCATTATAGCATATCATGACATTACACAGCATATCATGATATAACATATCATggcataacataacatatcattcaGACATATGACATGTGCTGGATCCACGTAGTACATATCATCATACCTAatacaattcatccaaccaagcCAATAATAGAGCCATTTACTTGACTAGCCTAAACCGATGTTACACAGCATATCATGATATAACATATCATggcataacataacatatcattcaGACATATGACATGTGCTGGATCCACGTAGTACGTATCATTATACCTAatacaattcatccaaccaagcTAATAGTAGAGCCATTTACTTGACTAGCCTAAACCGACGTTACTAAAGTCCATTAGTGCTAGCCTAATTATACTTTTTGAGTCTTGCTTTCACGTCATAAAAACGCTTTGTATCGTGCTTGGTCACTTTGTACGTGGTGTTTTTTTCGATAAAAGAATGGTAATTAAAGTAAGCAAAAAAGACTCTAATTTGGCTTTGTGGAGACATTTGAAGGGATCTTGGCCACTTATTTTcctattaatttttctttgcttGCTTTGGAAGATGGGCTATGTTTGAAAGTGATGAGAGTTCTACCTAAAAACACTGTGTTTCAATTAAGAACACCTCAAATTAAAGCTCTTAGATACCAATAATATATAGAATGAATACTCGTAAGTGTTGAATCAATCTAAATggaacgacccagatccaccgttagtagatattgtcctttttggactttcttttccctttcgggctttccctccaggctttaaaacgcgtctgctaggggaaggtttccacacccttgtaaaagatgtttttgttctcctccccaaccaatgtaggatatCACACTTTAGGATGCCAAGCTCGTTGTACCAACGTTTTTCATGAACACAGAGAATCAACCGGTTACAATGCACCTTAATagactaaaaatataattttttttaaaataaataaagaaaagtttttaaattaaaaaattaaaaaaaaaatgtgcaaaataaaatggagataaatgagagagaagagaTAAGATAAGGTGGGGCCCACattaaaagaaggaaatgaagTGGTGGGCCTTGACCCTCGAGTTTCACCTTGTGTCAAACAAGAGGTGAGATTATCAAAGTCTATTCCTCCCAtacctaattaattattattaattagtttattttaaacgatcaaacttaaatatttttcaaataaaggcAAGACGTACCTATAAGGCTGATGGAGGCATAACAACCTTCGAAATATGCTTAGAATAGGTTtacattttgaatttaatagtAGAAGTTAATATAAATTGAGTcgtatttatatttaataggtCATAGGTTAATATAGAGCATTTAATTCAggaatgtttttctttccttgtttttgtatttgtttatttagaGGTAATAAATAAGGTATGAATTAATGTTGCATTTATGATAAGAGTTTATTAAAGTAATTCCGCAAGTTAAATGTGTAGTAGTGACCTTAGGTTAAATaaggaaatttagggtcgttacatttgTTTAGTAAATATGAGGTAGGACGCTAACTCTTTGATATTACCTCAGTTCTCCCGCTAGTCAATCTCTCCAATACATCATTAGACGTTACTAACCTTCATATATCATCGAGTACATCCTTATACTAAGGCTAAGGCCAATCAATTCTTAACTCTAGAAAGTTTTTTCACATTCTCGTTGTAAGTCCGAATTCCGAGTTGTATTCGTGTAAATTGACTGAGTTAAACTCAACATATTCGAATAAAACCTTATACATCATTCAAGTAAGAGAACTTACAACTCTATGTCTCTGAACAAGTCTAGACCAACTACAGACCATTCCTCCTTTAAATTGGTCTACTGTACCATCTTCTTTAATATTGGCTGCTTAAGAAAATAGCTTTGTCTAACCAAGATTTAACTCATAAGGTGCACGACCATCAAACATGTCTAGAACCCTCTTTGAATATTCGATTCATGACAATTACATAAACTTTAAGGCATTACTGAGTCCACGACATCGCTCTAATTCACACATCTTTGTCAGACTCGGAGAAAACCTTTAATCCTTACCCCTCTTGGTTCATATATTCGAGGGAACCTTTGTTTCTACGAGAATTCATGTTTTTCCATTACTATCTTGCTCAGTTCCTCATGTTTAAAATATCGCCGTGTGCGCCAACTTTTTCCTCTTAACAATAAGAGCTAATTCGTTCTTTGAAAAATGTTGAGGCATGTGAAGTCCTTGCTCGGTAGCTCATGTGTCTATGTGTCTATAGCTTGTCCTACTTTGTCCTTCAAGACACATGCTCCACACCTTGCTCAAATGTTCAACCATTGACCATTTTCCCCCTACAACCTCCAAGCTTCCTTCGAATATTTCCCTCCTATGGGTTATGCACTATAACTATACAAAACTCTCCTTTAGGAGTGATATTACATATGCATACTTACATGTAGTAAAACTTGAAGATAATAAGTGTCTTGTCACTCGATATTCATAATAAactttgatttcttataaagggATCTTTAGGGGTAGTTTTGTCCTTTTTCTCTAAATTGATATCTCAAACATGTAATGATTCGTTAGTGGGATCTAACAAAATTACCCTTAAGGTCATAAATGAGTCTTATATAAAGTTTCTTATCACTTGGAGTCCTTTCGAATCTTCATACATCGCAaaattcttataagggtattttagtcatttaccATTCAAAATCTTCGTTTAAGTCCTTTAACTTATTCTAATGGCCTTGTAACTTTACATAATTCCTTTAAACCATGAAATGAGACTccttataaaatttcatattgttTAGAGGTCACTTGGGTTACAAACCAATGATGCATAATTagaggggcattttggtcattttacacctatTCTTCGTTTAGCCCCTTAACATAATCCAATAACCACAatattttatgcataatttaattatgtaatattaaactttatattaaaatttcatgagcaACCGAGCccatttagtgggttattttaaagTCCCTTAATTCTGAAGGAAATTATCTCATTTAGATTCTTAACTTTTGGTTCTTGACTTAATTCTCCCATAATTCATTAAATCTTACTTAACTTAGGGCTCATATAGACTTTCAACGGATTTCTACAAGTAAAACTTAAAGAAAAGTCtagttctccttcccaaccaatgcaagatctcacaatccaccctccttgctagcacattgcttggtgtctggttctgatatcatttgttacagcctaagcccacgggtaacaaatattgttttcttttagctttcccttctaaattttccctcaaggtttttaaaacgcgtcatttaaatatatacccCTAGGTAAGCTTTATTCATATAAGTAGAGATAGTAAAGCACCATACACATCATATCATAGTAAAATAGATCACATCTTCCCTCATTAAACCATAGGGCGAGGCTTAAAAGACAGGAGTTTCCATGAGTGCTCCCATGGTATATCCAACACCACAGCCTCGTAATACGAAAACATTTTCTGGCCATTACTTACTCCCGTTATCACCAGCCGATAAGCTTTTCCAGCCACAACTTGAGTCGCCCCGCTTACCACCTTCGTGAAAGTCACATCTTCCTTGCTTTGCATGGCATGCTCCATCACCGCAAACCTTCCAAGCTCTTGCACGTATGGGTCATTGATATCCATAATCGCCACCCAACCACCATAATGGATATCATCCGAGTCTTGGAGCCTCGCATTGTTTTGTATGGAAGCTGCTTCTATAGAACTCATTGTACCTTTTGATAGATGGGTTTAAAATGATTTGGATCATGTGATTTGAACCAAGATAAGTGTTGATAGCTTTGAATCTTGATATCATCGAATCTCTTGTGGACCTCATTGATAAAGAGAATTAATTCTACTAGCTATGAATGGAGTTCAATTAATAGGGACCAATATCTCTTTATATTTGTTGTAATCTATTAACATATTCCCTTTGTGATggaaacaaatattttttcgaATGAGTGCGTGCAAACGTTTGTTGAATAGGTCGATTTGAGATtctagttttttgtttttgatgtAAAAGGCATATAAGCCTACTATGACACGAAGAGCTCAAGTCCACAGatgtgtctgctagagagagatttccacactcttataaagaatgcttcgttctcctacccaaccgatgtgggatctcactgtTGGATAAAAgttccacatcggctaatttagggaatgatcatgggttataattaaggaatactatctccattcgtatgaggccttttgggggaagcccaaagtaaagccacgagagtttatgctcaaagcgaacaatatcgtaccatagtggagagtcgtgttcaactaacatggtatcagaaccatgccctaaacttagccatgccaatagaattctcaataTCGTACctcaatatcataccattgtgaagagtcgtgttcaactaacatggtatcagaaccatgccctaaacttagccatgccaatagaatcctcaaatgtcgaacaaagggtgtactttgttcgaatactatctccattggtatgagaaaagtaaagccatgagagctatTGAATGATTAAtgagaagattgaattttggAGAGCAAGAATGCTGGTATGagaaaagtaaagccatgagagctatTGAATGATTAAtgagaagattgaattttggagagcaagaatgctccaTATTTATCGATAAAATCTCTgataacaaaccagtaaacaaatcaaaatcaaatcaaatcagaaataaatcaaataaaaaactaaatctaactcctaacgagatttaattagatactaaTTGACAGTcatctaaacaaatacatgaTCTTTAACACTCCTCCTTGTTTAGATGCTGTGAACTCCAAGCTTTTTTCTGAACACCCATCTTACTCTAATTATCTTTCTGTTTAGAGGTCGATCAACCAACTCccaagttttgtttttcttgatcACTGAAAGCTCCTCCTCTGAcaggtgcatcatcaaccGAAGCATCTTGTCGTTTatcttcag
Encoded proteins:
- the LOC111797418 gene encoding cysteine proteinase inhibitor 8-like, coding for MSSIEAASIQNNARLQDSDDIHYGGWVAIMDINDPYVQELGRFAVMEHAMQSKEDVTFTKVVSGATQVVAGKAYRLVITGVSNGQKMFSYYEAVVLDIPWEHSWKLLSFKPRPMV